The following nucleotide sequence is from Nocardioides eburneiflavus.
GTGCGTCCGGCGCCAGGGCGGCGAGGGCCTCCCCGTCGCGTTCGTCCACCCCGGCGACGAACGAGGCCAGGGCCGCCGCTGCCTCGGCGGGGCTCGCCCGCGGCGCCTCGACCGGGCGCGGCGGCTCGACCGGTTCCGAGCCGTCGCGCGTCAGGACCACGACCAGCGCGACGACCACGAACAGCGAAAGGCCGGCCGCCCACAGGAGTGGACGACCGGCCTTCGAGGTCTGCTGGTCAGCCAGGGCGGACCGCGCCGACGTAGGGCATCGAGTAGAGGCCCGACACGGCGACCCCGGTGCCCGGGTTGGCCGCGTGGACGATCATGCCGTTGCCGATGTAGATGCCGACGTGGCTGATCGGGCTGTAGTAGAACACCAGGTCGCCCGGCTGCAGGTCGCTCGCGGCGATGCGCGGACCGGAGCCGAACTGGGCGCTCGAGGAGTGGGGCAGGGACACGCCGGCCTGGGCCCAGGCGCGCATGGTGAGTCCACTGCAGTCGAAGGCGTTCTCGCCCATCGCGCCGTAGACGTAGGCGTCGCCGACCTGGGCCATGGCGTACTGCACCGCGGCAGCGGCCCGGCCGGTGGCGGGCACGGAGCTGGGCAGGCGCGTCGTGCTGCCGCGCGAGGCGAGCAGGCGCTCGCGCTCCTCGGCCTCGAGGTCGGCGAGCAGGTCCTTGGCCTCGGCGAGCTTGTCGTCGACCGTGTCCTTCTCGGCGCTCAGCTGCTCGGTGAGCTGGGCGATCTCCCGGGTGCGGTCGTCGGTGGCCTCGCGCCGGATCTCGAGTGCCTCGAGCTCGGTGTCGTAGTCGGAGAGCAGGGAGGACTGCAGGTCGTTGAAGGACGACATGGTCGACAGGGAGTCCAGGAACGAGCCCGGGTCATCGGAGACGACGATCTGGCCGACGGTCGAGATGCCCTCGCCCTCGAGCTGGCGGACGACGGCGTCGGAGACCTGCTCGCGGACGGCGTCGAGGCGCTCGTCCTGACGTGCCTGGTCGGCCTTCAGGCCGCTGAGGTCGCGACGGAGGTCGGCGAGGTCGAGCTTGGCGTCGTGCAGTCGCTCCTGGGCGGCCTCCGCCTCGTGGTAGAGGCGGTCGA
It contains:
- a CDS encoding NlpC/P60 family protein → MPATPAQADPDIKDVKARVDRLYHEAEAAQERLHDAKLDLADLRRDLSGLKADQARQDERLDAVREQVSDAVVRQLEGEGISTVGQIVVSDDPGSFLDSLSTMSSFNDLQSSLLSDYDTELEALEIRREATDDRTREIAQLTEQLSAEKDTVDDKLAEAKDLLADLEAEERERLLASRGSTTRLPSSVPATGRAAAAVQYAMAQVGDAYVYGAMGENAFDCSGLTMRAWAQAGVSLPHSSSAQFGSGPRIAASDLQPGDLVFYYSPISHVGIYIGNGMIVHAANPGTGVAVSGLYSMPYVGAVRPG